In a single window of the Pseudodesulfovibrio profundus genome:
- the rbsC gene encoding ribose ABC transporter permease, protein MSADKADMGKQRVSLKQRLIQQKTLIALVVMIIVVSFLNPNFFTTGNILNILRQTAINAIMAVGMTMVILTAGIDLSVGSVLALCGAIGASLIAAEMPVVVAVGAALGAGALLGAASGVVIAKGKVQAFIATLVSMTLVRGLTLVYTDGRPISTGFTDVADAFSFIGTGYVLGVPVPIWIMAITFGGAWYLLNHTRLGRYIYALGGNEEASKLSGINVDSIKITVYAIAGFLSALSGLIVTSRLSSAQPTAGYGYELDAIAAVVLGGTSLMGGKGTIMGTLLGALIIGFLNNALNLLDVSSYYQMIAKALVILLAVLVDTKSK, encoded by the coding sequence ATGAGCGCAGACAAGGCAGATATGGGGAAGCAGCGTGTCTCCCTCAAGCAGCGGTTGATTCAGCAGAAAACCCTCATCGCCCTCGTGGTGATGATCATCGTGGTTTCCTTTCTCAACCCCAATTTCTTCACCACAGGCAATATCCTCAATATTTTGCGGCAGACGGCCATCAACGCCATCATGGCCGTGGGCATGACCATGGTCATCCTCACCGCCGGAATCGACCTCTCGGTCGGTTCGGTGCTGGCCCTGTGCGGCGCCATCGGAGCCAGTCTTATCGCGGCGGAGATGCCGGTTGTGGTGGCCGTGGGCGCGGCCCTTGGTGCCGGAGCCCTGCTTGGTGCCGCTTCGGGCGTGGTCATAGCAAAGGGCAAGGTGCAGGCGTTCATCGCCACCCTTGTCTCAATGACTTTGGTACGTGGCCTGACGCTCGTCTATACGGATGGTCGTCCCATCTCCACCGGCTTCACCGATGTGGCGGATGCGTTTTCGTTCATCGGCACAGGCTACGTGCTCGGTGTGCCGGTTCCCATCTGGATCATGGCAATCACCTTTGGCGGGGCGTGGTACCTGCTCAATCACACTCGCCTCGGGCGCTACATTTATGCCCTTGGTGGCAATGAGGAAGCGTCCAAACTTTCCGGTATCAATGTCGACTCGATCAAGATCACGGTCTACGCCATAGCCGGTTTTCTGTCCGCACTATCGGGCCTGATCGTCACCTCGCGCCTGTCTTCGGCCCAGCCAACGGCAGGGTATGGATACGAGCTGGATGCCATTGCCGCGGTCGTGCTTGGCGGCACGTCGCTCATGGGAGGCAAGGGAACCATCATGGGAACCCTGCTTGGCGCACTTATTATTGGATTTTTGAATAATGCACTGAATTTGCTTGATGTATCTTCCTATTATCAGATGATAGCGAAAGCGCTGGTCATTCTGTTAGCGGTCCTGGTGGATACGAAGAGCAAGTAG
- the rbsB gene encoding ribose ABC transporter substrate-binding protein RbsB: protein MKKLMTLAMALVLSLALGVSAHAKDTIALVVSTLNNPFFVTLKDGAVQKAEEMGYDIIVLDSQNDPSKELANVEDLTVRGVKAILINPTDSDAVSNAIRLINGANIPVLTLDRGATRGKVASHIASDNVAGGKMAGDFMAEKLGKNAKVIQLEGLAGTSAARDRGAGFAKAVEANGFNVLASQPADFDRTKGLNVMENLLANHGDVQGVFAQNDEMALGALRALQAAGKDVVVVGFDGTDDGVAAVKRGEMAGTIAQQPALIGALGVETADKVLKGEKVNEYIPVPLMVVK from the coding sequence ATGAAAAAACTCATGACTCTCGCCATGGCATTGGTCCTGTCTCTGGCGCTGGGCGTATCCGCCCATGCCAAGGACACCATCGCACTGGTCGTATCCACCCTGAACAACCCCTTCTTCGTCACCCTCAAGGACGGTGCCGTACAGAAGGCGGAAGAGATGGGATACGACATCATCGTGCTGGATTCCCAAAACGACCCGTCCAAAGAGTTGGCCAACGTGGAAGACCTCACGGTGCGTGGCGTCAAGGCCATTCTCATCAACCCCACTGATTCGGATGCCGTTTCCAACGCCATTCGCCTGATCAATGGCGCGAACATCCCGGTTCTGACTCTGGATCGTGGCGCAACTCGCGGCAAGGTCGCTTCCCACATCGCTTCCGACAACGTTGCCGGTGGCAAGATGGCTGGTGACTTCATGGCGGAAAAGCTTGGCAAGAACGCCAAGGTCATCCAGCTTGAAGGTCTGGCCGGTACTTCCGCTGCCCGCGATCGCGGTGCCGGATTCGCCAAGGCTGTCGAGGCCAACGGCTTCAACGTGCTGGCTTCCCAGCCTGCCGACTTCGACCGCACCAAGGGCTTGAACGTCATGGAAAACCTGCTCGCCAATCACGGTGATGTGCAGGGCGTCTTCGCTCAGAACGACGAAATGGCTCTGGGTGCGCTTCGTGCATTGCAGGCAGCCGGTAAAGATGTCGTGGTTGTCGGTTTCGACGGCACCGATGACGGTGTTGCTGCTGTAAAACGTGGCGAAATGGCCGGTACCATTGCCCAGCAGCCCGCTCTGATCGGTGCCCTCGGCGTGGAAACCGCCGACAAGGTGCTCAAGGGCGAAAAGGTGAACGAGTACATTCCGGTTCCCCTGATGGTCGTAAAGTAA
- the rbsK gene encoding ribokinase has protein sequence MASKKLIVLGSVNADHVLQVDSFPRPGETVTGHGYKVLPGGKGANQAVAAARLGGEVGFVACVGDDDFGSRMIKAFRDDGMDTRAVMAVPDMPTGVALIQVAANGENSIAIAAEANASLTVEALEQHLEYLGGAGMLLMQLESPIETVELAARTVASAGGKVVLNPAPAQPLSDDLLFNLAMITPNETEAEVLTGVTVSDEDSARQAADILHGKGIETVIITLGAQGAYCSGPDGAQLITGFSVKATDTTAAGDTFNGGLVVALQEGKAMDDAIRFAHAAAAISVTRLGAQTSIPNRGEVEEFLTNN, from the coding sequence ATGGCATCGAAGAAGCTCATTGTTCTTGGCAGCGTCAACGCTGACCATGTCCTGCAGGTGGACAGCTTTCCGCGCCCCGGCGAAACCGTGACTGGGCATGGATACAAGGTGCTTCCCGGTGGCAAGGGGGCCAATCAGGCCGTTGCCGCTGCCCGTTTGGGGGGCGAGGTGGGCTTTGTGGCATGCGTGGGCGATGATGATTTCGGTTCTCGCATGATCAAGGCGTTTAGGGATGACGGCATGGATACGCGGGCTGTGATGGCTGTCCCGGACATGCCCACAGGCGTTGCGCTCATTCAGGTGGCTGCCAATGGCGAAAATTCCATTGCCATTGCCGCCGAAGCCAATGCGTCCCTGACCGTTGAAGCACTGGAGCAGCACCTTGAGTACCTTGGGGGCGCAGGGATGCTGCTGATGCAGTTGGAATCGCCCATTGAGACCGTGGAACTGGCGGCCAGAACCGTTGCTTCGGCAGGGGGCAAGGTGGTGTTGAATCCGGCCCCGGCACAGCCTCTGTCTGATGACCTGCTGTTCAATCTGGCAATGATCACCCCCAATGAAACCGAAGCCGAAGTGCTGACGGGCGTCACTGTCTCAGACGAAGACTCGGCCCGACAAGCTGCTGATATTTTACATGGAAAGGGTATCGAAACCGTGATAATCACCCTCGGCGCACAGGGTGCGTATTGCAGCGGTCCTGACGGCGCACAGCTCATCACCGGTTTTTCGGTGAAGGCCACGGATACCACGGCTGCGGGGGATACCTTCAACGGTGGGCTGGTGGTTGCCTTGCAGGAAGGCAAGGCCATGGATGACGCCATCCGTTTTGCCCATGCAGCGGCAGCGATCTCCGTGACGCGCCTCGGTGCGCAGACCTCCATCCCGAACAGGGGTGAAGTCGAAGAATTTCTGACCAACAACTAG
- a CDS encoding substrate-binding domain-containing protein, whose product MATIKDVAKLAGVSTSTVSHVLNKTRFVREETCDRVLHAVRELNYRPSSIARSLKVQRTNTLGMLVTASRNPFFAEIVHEVERRCYERGYTLFLSNTEGDIHRMETNLSALEEKRVDGLLLLCSEVNDDIISLLEADRSVPIMVFDWGPESDNVDRIYDNSPAGGALATRHLIEMGHTRIGCVTGPLKRRSAKERLGAFRQAMEEAGLDVREEWIVEGDYDCSGGVKAMGTLAALQERPEAVFACNDMMALGMISQAARLGIRVPEDMSLVGYDDIYISQYTVPALTTVHQPKSRIAAMAVDTLIDRLDSKRTKGEIIRIEPRLVERESVRRV is encoded by the coding sequence ATGGCAACTATCAAGGACGTGGCAAAACTGGCAGGCGTGTCGACATCAACGGTGTCCCATGTGCTGAACAAAACCCGATTCGTGCGTGAGGAAACGTGCGACCGGGTGCTGCACGCCGTACGCGAGTTGAACTACCGTCCTTCATCCATCGCGAGGTCGCTCAAGGTGCAACGCACCAACACCCTCGGCATGCTGGTCACGGCCAGCCGAAATCCGTTCTTCGCCGAAATAGTCCACGAGGTGGAGCGGCGCTGTTACGAGCGGGGGTACACGTTGTTTCTTTCCAATACCGAAGGCGACATCCACCGCATGGAAACCAATCTGTCGGCGCTGGAAGAGAAACGCGTGGACGGGCTGCTGCTCCTGTGCAGCGAGGTCAATGACGACATCATCAGCCTGCTCGAAGCGGATCGCAGTGTGCCGATCATGGTCTTCGATTGGGGCCCGGAATCCGATAACGTGGATCGCATCTACGACAACTCACCGGCTGGAGGTGCTCTGGCCACCAGACATCTCATCGAGATGGGCCACACCCGCATCGGATGCGTGACCGGACCGCTCAAGCGGCGTTCGGCAAAGGAGCGACTGGGCGCGTTTCGTCAGGCCATGGAAGAGGCCGGGCTTGATGTTCGTGAGGAATGGATCGTCGAAGGCGATTATGATTGCTCGGGCGGTGTCAAAGCCATGGGAACGCTGGCGGCATTGCAGGAGCGGCCCGAAGCCGTGTTTGCCTGCAATGACATGATGGCTCTGGGGATGATCAGTCAGGCCGCCCGACTGGGAATCCGGGTTCCCGAGGATATGTCGCTGGTTGGCTATGACGATATCTACATCTCTCAATACACGGTTCCGGCGCTGACCACCGTGCATCAACCCAAAAGCCGTATTGCGGCCATGGCCGTTGATACGCTCATTGATCGACTCGACTCTAAGCGGACCAAAGGCGAGATCATCCGTATCGAACCACGACTGGTCGAGCGTGAATCGGTGCGTCGGGTGTAA
- a CDS encoding MGMT family protein: protein MPIAPFTQKVIDTILSIPKGRVTSYGAVAALAGSPRAARQVVRILHSSSRKHGLPWHRVVNKQGRISLAQHQGFARQKELLEMEGVEVSPEGQIDMKLFGWSG, encoded by the coding sequence ATGCCCATCGCTCCATTTACCCAGAAGGTCATCGACACAATCCTTTCGATTCCCAAAGGTCGCGTCACCTCGTACGGCGCTGTGGCTGCTTTGGCAGGCAGTCCTCGTGCCGCACGGCAGGTCGTGCGCATCCTGCACTCCTCGTCACGCAAACACGGGCTGCCCTGGCATCGGGTGGTCAACAAGCAAGGCCGGATATCACTGGCCCAACATCAAGGTTTTGCGCGGCAGAAGGAACTACTGGAAATGGAGGGAGTCGAGGTCAGCCCCGAGGGGCAGATCGACATGAAACTGTTCGGATGGAGCGGATAG
- a CDS encoding TIGR03905 family TSCPD domain-containing protein, producing MDNLTELTPLAPMDGPIDVILDAGSTYKTENVCAKMIRFSVEEGKVSNLDFVGGCDGNLKAISRLLEGMEVGEVIAKLKGITCGKKDTSCTDQLCNALSEYAK from the coding sequence ATGGACAATTTGACCGAACTCACGCCTTTGGCCCCTATGGATGGTCCCATAGATGTAATACTTGATGCAGGCAGCACGTATAAAACGGAAAATGTCTGCGCAAAAATGATCCGGTTTTCAGTTGAGGAAGGCAAGGTTTCCAATCTGGATTTCGTCGGCGGTTGCGATGGTAACCTCAAAGCGATTTCCCGTCTGCTGGAAGGAATGGAAGTTGGGGAAGTGATTGCCAAGCTCAAAGGGATCACCTGCGGCAAAAAAGACACTTCCTGCACCGATCAGTTGTGTAACGCACTGAGCGAGTACGCCAAGTAG
- a CDS encoding response regulator has product MKKDSTAPIRVLLVDDETAFSTPLAKRLTRRGMDVSTAEDGTDAFAMLETGQIDVVVLDLLMPGINGMQVLKVIKKQFSEVQVIILTGNGRMSDGLKALAAGAYNFLFKPVEIDVLAKLIEEAAASAQTKKPTK; this is encoded by the coding sequence ATGAAAAAAGACTCCACCGCACCGATCCGGGTTCTGCTTGTCGATGACGAAACAGCATTCAGCACGCCGCTGGCGAAACGACTGACAAGGCGTGGCATGGATGTGTCCACCGCCGAAGACGGAACCGACGCCTTTGCCATGCTTGAGACCGGACAGATAGATGTTGTTGTATTGGACCTGCTCATGCCCGGGATCAATGGGATGCAGGTTCTGAAGGTCATAAAAAAGCAATTCAGTGAGGTGCAGGTCATCATACTGACCGGGAACGGACGGATGTCCGACGGACTGAAGGCCCTTGCCGCCGGAGCGTACAATTTTCTCTTCAAGCCGGTGGAGATTGACGTGCTGGCTAAACTCATCGAAGAAGCGGCGGCATCGGCTCAGACAAAAAAACCGACCAAATAG
- a CDS encoding sensor histidine kinase: MHPEKKSSYDKLSRNLALTVITVSIAPLILVGGLIFDQFRSIYKEKVYSHLAEVVDKHKENINTFLEEKLGEVHYLEQAFSYEELTDDTKLDEILRGMQQQYGRIFVDLGVINAEGRQIAYAGPFNLQGADYSGADWYQNSRSHKAGISDVFLGLRQSPHFIITVNNFHNGEQWTLRATIDFLAFSHLVENIRIGETGAAYILNDEGVFQTRPRENYGKGLVLTPQRVINHPTPDNVSITKTNGSDGELYISVTAPLNDGAWKLVYLQRASDAFSAMTRTEYVTLIIFLLGGIGIVLMALLVARKLVVRCQIIDREAEMMNKQMVETGKLAAIGELAAGIAHEINNPVAIMIEEAGWVSDLLEDESGEIKSAGEIERALLQVQTQGRRCKDITHKLLSFARQTDSRVTDVSLPPLIREVVDISMQPARYAQVDFSLNLDDDMPQVRASVTELQQVFLNLINNSIQAMDAEGGTLSVTCSEQDGQAQVVIADTGPGIPAANLSRIFEPFFTTKPVGKGSGLGLSICFGIIHQMGGEIDVDSTVGVGTRFTIRLPLLPHPIQEPTKELHHD, translated from the coding sequence ATGCATCCTGAAAAGAAGTCATCCTACGATAAGCTTTCGCGCAATCTGGCGTTGACCGTGATTACGGTCTCCATTGCGCCGCTTATTCTTGTGGGTGGCCTCATCTTCGACCAGTTCCGCTCCATCTATAAGGAGAAGGTCTATTCGCACCTTGCCGAGGTCGTCGACAAGCACAAGGAGAACATCAACACCTTCCTTGAAGAAAAGCTTGGTGAAGTTCACTACCTCGAGCAGGCCTTTTCCTACGAGGAGTTAACTGATGACACCAAGCTTGACGAGATACTGCGCGGCATGCAGCAGCAGTATGGGCGTATCTTCGTTGACCTCGGAGTGATCAATGCCGAGGGCAGGCAGATTGCCTACGCCGGTCCCTTCAACCTGCAAGGCGCTGACTACTCCGGTGCAGACTGGTACCAGAATTCCCGCTCACACAAGGCCGGCATCAGTGATGTTTTCCTCGGTCTTCGCCAGTCCCCACACTTCATTATTACGGTAAACAATTTCCATAACGGCGAGCAGTGGACCCTCCGTGCCACCATCGATTTTCTCGCCTTCAGCCATCTTGTCGAAAATATCCGCATCGGTGAGACCGGTGCAGCATACATACTCAATGATGAAGGTGTATTCCAGACCCGCCCCCGTGAAAACTACGGCAAGGGCCTGGTACTGACTCCCCAACGCGTCATCAATCATCCGACCCCGGACAATGTTTCCATTACCAAGACCAACGGCAGTGATGGCGAGCTGTACATCAGCGTCACCGCACCGCTGAACGACGGTGCCTGGAAGCTGGTCTACCTGCAACGCGCTTCCGACGCCTTCTCGGCCATGACCCGGACCGAATACGTGACATTGATCATCTTCCTGCTGGGCGGCATCGGCATCGTGCTCATGGCGCTGCTTGTTGCCCGTAAGCTGGTGGTTCGCTGTCAGATCATCGATCGCGAGGCCGAGATGATGAACAAGCAGATGGTCGAGACCGGCAAGCTGGCAGCCATCGGTGAGTTGGCAGCAGGTATCGCTCACGAGATCAATAATCCCGTCGCCATCATGATCGAAGAGGCGGGGTGGGTTTCTGACCTTCTTGAAGACGAGTCCGGCGAAATCAAGTCGGCTGGCGAGATTGAGCGTGCGCTTCTGCAGGTGCAGACCCAGGGCCGCCGCTGCAAGGATATCACCCACAAATTGTTGAGCTTTGCCCGGCAGACCGATTCCCGCGTGACCGATGTTTCATTGCCGCCGCTCATTCGTGAGGTCGTGGATATCTCCATGCAGCCCGCGCGATACGCCCAGGTGGATTTCTCCCTGAACCTGGACGACGACATGCCGCAGGTGCGTGCATCGGTCACTGAGTTGCAGCAGGTATTTCTGAATCTGATCAATAATTCCATCCAGGCCATGGATGCGGAGGGCGGCACGCTTTCCGTGACGTGCAGCGAGCAGGATGGACAGGCGCAGGTGGTGATTGCTGATACCGGTCCCGGTATTCCGGCAGCCAACCTCAGCCGAATTTTCGAGCCTTTCTTTACCACCAAGCCGGTGGGCAAGGGGAGCGGCCTCGGCCTCTCCATCTGCTTCGGCATCATCCACCAGATGGGTGGAGAAATAGACGTAGACAGCACGGTGGGTGTCGGTACCCGGTTTACCATCCGACTGCCGCTCCTGCCGCATCCCATCCAGGAACCAACAAAGGAGTTACACCATGACTAA
- a CDS encoding response regulator, with amino-acid sequence MTNATVLIVDDEMGFVDTMAKRLEKRNMVVFKAFEGDAALQQLEQHPEIQVVVLDMKMPNKDGLTVLQEIKESYPLVEVIMLTGHATVPTAVEGIQHGAYDYLMKPCSFDVLNEKILEAVSLKEEHETEAIEERIEGITQRMA; translated from the coding sequence ATGACTAATGCCACCGTTCTCATCGTGGACGACGAAATGGGATTTGTCGACACTATGGCCAAGCGTCTTGAAAAGCGCAACATGGTCGTATTCAAGGCCTTTGAGGGAGATGCAGCGCTCCAGCAGTTGGAACAGCATCCGGAAATTCAGGTGGTCGTCCTCGATATGAAGATGCCCAACAAGGATGGTCTGACCGTATTGCAGGAGATCAAGGAGTCGTATCCGCTGGTCGAGGTAATCATGCTCACCGGACACGCTACCGTACCCACTGCCGTCGAAGGCATTCAGCACGGTGCATACGATTACCTGATGAAGCCATGCAGCTTTGATGTGCTCAACGAGAAAATCCTCGAAGCCGTGTCCCTCAAGGAGGAACATGAAACCGAGGCAATTGAAGAGCGCATCGAAGGCATTACGCAACGTATGGCGTAA
- a CDS encoding response regulator, translated as MMMNSQSNVELLIVDDEIGFADVLRKRMSRRGVDATPAASGSEAVRILREQAFDVAIVDLKLEGMDGIEILKVFKLMAPEMPVLMLTGHGCEESREICMRNGADGYLHKPIDFERLLIKTLHAGGRWVSNE; from the coding sequence ATGATGATGAATAGCCAGTCCAATGTCGAACTGCTTATCGTTGATGATGAAATCGGATTCGCTGACGTGTTGCGCAAGCGCATGTCCCGCCGGGGAGTGGATGCCACGCCTGCAGCAAGCGGAAGTGAAGCCGTGCGCATCCTTCGAGAGCAGGCGTTTGATGTCGCCATCGTCGACCTCAAGCTCGAAGGCATGGACGGGATCGAAATCCTCAAGGTGTTCAAGCTGATGGCTCCGGAAATGCCGGTGCTCATGCTGACCGGTCACGGGTGTGAAGAGTCCCGTGAGATCTGCATGCGCAACGGCGCTGACGGCTATCTGCACAAACCCATCGATTTCGAGCGGCTGCTTATCAAAACCCTGCATGCAGGTGGAAGGTGGGTGTCCAATGAGTGA
- a CDS encoding response regulator: MSDINVLHIDDEMDFAASLGRRLSRRGMDVHAADGGESALKVLKQTSIDVVLLDIKMPGMDGIKTLGRIKSQHPQVEVIMLTALANTDTVLSSLAMGAYDYLMKPAEIEDLVQKIKDAAKQRKRNLEQGAP, translated from the coding sequence ATGAGTGACATCAACGTTCTGCATATAGATGATGAAATGGATTTTGCCGCGTCCCTGGGCCGACGGCTATCCAGACGCGGCATGGACGTCCATGCCGCAGACGGTGGGGAATCGGCTCTCAAGGTCTTGAAGCAAACATCGATTGACGTCGTACTACTCGACATCAAGATGCCCGGAATGGACGGGATCAAGACATTGGGGCGCATCAAAAGTCAGCATCCACAGGTAGAGGTCATCATGCTGACGGCCCTTGCCAATACGGACACGGTCCTTTCAAGCCTGGCCATGGGGGCATACGATTACCTCATGAAACCGGCCGAGATCGAAGACCTTGTCCAGAAGATCAAGGATGCGGCTAAACAGAGAAAACGAAATCTGGAGCAGGGGGCCCCTTAG
- a CDS encoding sulfite exporter TauE/SafE family protein: MRFFNQWGRFMMAGAGALAQWEINNAKSIVSSRKKLMLIALMVIPIIIGGIAFADDIGPVLPDLLGGKKAYSPAFYSVGIFFVSIAIGMGAGLITGCIGAGGGFIIAPALMSAGIKGILAVGTDLFHIFAKAIMGSVIHRKLGNVSVPLAVVFLIGAVVGATAGGLINRILYEINPVLSDAFITSVYSLMLGFLGFYALIDFLRSRKAGGGGDAHGGTEGAELGAMSRNLQAINFPPMVKFDQDLVPGGRQISWIFLVLSGALVGLAAGIMGVGGGFLTFPIFVYVLGVSSMTTVGTDIFQIVFTAGFASVSQYAIYGFIFYTLAMGMLIGSLLGIQIGALVTKVVPGITIRGFYAMAVLAGFMNRIFALPGKLGEMGVIPISPAFGSILNDIGIWLFFIVIGGFSVWVIGTFLKNIPALKREEVK; encoded by the coding sequence ATGCGATTTTTCAATCAATGGGGAAGATTCATGATGGCGGGAGCCGGAGCTCTCGCCCAGTGGGAAATCAACAACGCCAAGTCGATCGTCAGCAGCAGAAAAAAGCTGATGCTCATTGCCTTGATGGTTATCCCGATCATTATCGGTGGCATCGCCTTTGCGGATGACATCGGTCCTGTTCTGCCCGATCTGCTCGGAGGCAAAAAGGCGTACAGCCCGGCCTTCTACAGCGTCGGCATCTTCTTTGTGTCCATTGCCATCGGCATGGGTGCAGGTCTGATTACCGGCTGCATCGGCGCCGGTGGTGGTTTCATCATCGCGCCTGCGTTGATGTCCGCTGGTATCAAGGGTATTTTGGCTGTCGGTACTGACCTCTTCCATATTTTCGCCAAGGCGATCATGGGTAGTGTCATTCACCGTAAACTCGGAAACGTATCCGTACCTCTGGCCGTCGTGTTCCTTATCGGTGCCGTTGTCGGTGCGACTGCTGGTGGACTCATTAACCGTATCCTGTACGAGATCAACCCCGTTCTCAGTGATGCGTTCATTACCTCGGTGTACTCCCTGATGCTCGGTTTCCTGGGCTTCTACGCACTGATCGACTTCCTGCGCTCCCGCAAGGCCGGTGGCGGCGGTGACGCTCACGGCGGAACCGAAGGTGCCGAACTGGGCGCCATGTCCCGTAACCTGCAGGCAATCAACTTCCCGCCCATGGTCAAGTTTGACCAGGATCTCGTTCCCGGTGGTCGTCAGATCTCCTGGATCTTCCTGGTACTCTCCGGTGCTCTGGTCGGTCTTGCTGCCGGTATCATGGGTGTCGGTGGTGGCTTCCTGACCTTCCCGATCTTTGTTTACGTTCTCGGTGTTTCTTCCATGACCACCGTTGGTACCGACATCTTCCAGATCGTGTTTACCGCTGGTTTCGCGTCGGTCAGCCAGTACGCCATCTACGGCTTCATCTTCTACACCCTGGCCATGGGTATGCTCATCGGATCCCTGCTCGGTATCCAGATTGGCGCACTCGTAACCAAGGTTGTTCCCGGCATCACCATTCGCGGTTTCTACGCCATGGCCGTTCTGGCTGGCTTCATGAACCGTATCTTTGCGTTGCCCGGCAAGCTTGGCGAAATGGGTGTCATTCCCATCTCACCCGCTTTTGGATCGATACTAAACGATATCGGCATCTGGCTGTTCTTCATTGTTATCGGTGGATTCTCCGTATGGGTCATCGGTACGTTCCTGAAGAATATTCCTGCGCTGAAGCGAGAGGAGGTAAAGTAA
- a CDS encoding PAS domain-containing sensor histidine kinase, whose translation MNLQNYYETVMQLSHGIVVTLNLDGRVVHGNSELEMLTGYSMQELAGADWFETFIPEDEREAARTAVLERAHDHGVSAMAGVITDRDGDLVYINWNLKPLADSDGEIISILCVGQDVTDHMLRENGLLRERFALMERNKELSCLFKISQIMTDMGQDLEVLLQQVVDLLPTAFQHPSRSHIQLEIDRSVWTSEGYRETDFRLSEPVIVHKEKRGVISVCAQRPSKRPAFIEDERDLLRTAAQQVSVMVAKKETRQAKQELESQLRQADRLAKIGQFSAGVAHEINEPLANILGFAELALQTNDLPEQVMSDLHSIVESSLHAREIIRKLMFFGRQLPPQLISVNLNEVLEQALAITESGAKRSGVEIIRNYDASMSKISADPQHIKQVVVNLVANAIQAMGKGGTLRVSTICHKSDAYLIVEDTGPGMEEEVLKQIFAPFYTTKDVDKGTGLGLSVVHGIVKAHGGFIQVESTPGVGTRVEVVFPCPNCCTEVE comes from the coding sequence ATGAATCTGCAAAATTATTACGAAACAGTCATGCAGCTCAGCCACGGCATTGTGGTGACGCTCAATCTCGATGGCCGTGTGGTGCACGGCAATTCAGAGCTTGAGATGCTGACAGGCTACTCCATGCAGGAGTTGGCCGGGGCTGACTGGTTCGAAACGTTCATCCCGGAAGATGAACGAGAGGCCGCCCGTACTGCAGTGCTGGAAAGAGCGCACGACCACGGTGTTTCCGCCATGGCCGGGGTGATTACTGACAGGGATGGCGACCTCGTCTACATCAATTGGAATCTGAAGCCGCTGGCTGATTCCGATGGAGAAATTATTTCTATTCTGTGCGTCGGGCAGGATGTTACCGACCACATGTTGCGCGAGAATGGGTTGCTCCGCGAGCGTTTCGCACTGATGGAACGCAACAAGGAGTTGAGCTGCCTGTTCAAGATCAGCCAGATCATGACCGATATGGGGCAGGACCTGGAAGTCCTGTTGCAGCAGGTGGTTGATCTTTTGCCCACCGCATTCCAACATCCCTCACGTTCACATATTCAATTGGAAATCGACCGGAGTGTCTGGACCTCCGAGGGCTACCGGGAAACGGATTTCCGGCTGTCCGAGCCGGTTATTGTCCACAAAGAGAAACGCGGCGTCATTTCCGTGTGTGCCCAGCGTCCCTCCAAGCGTCCGGCATTCATCGAAGACGAGCGGGATTTGTTGCGCACGGCAGCACAACAGGTGTCGGTCATGGTCGCCAAAAAGGAAACCCGTCAGGCCAAGCAGGAACTTGAATCGCAACTGCGTCAAGCTGATCGACTGGCAAAGATCGGTCAGTTCTCGGCTGGTGTCGCCCATGAAATCAACGAACCGCTGGCCAATATTCTCGGGTTTGCTGAACTGGCGTTGCAGACCAATGATCTGCCGGAGCAGGTGATGAGCGACCTGCATTCCATTGTGGAATCATCCCTCCATGCTCGCGAGATTATCCGCAAGCTCATGTTTTTCGGACGACAACTCCCGCCGCAGCTCATCTCCGTGAACCTCAACGAGGTACTGGAACAGGCGCTCGCCATTACCGAATCCGGTGCCAAGCGAAGCGGTGTGGAGATCATACGCAACTACGATGCCTCCATGTCCAAAATTTCCGCTGATCCCCAGCATATCAAGCAGGTGGTGGTCAATCTGGTTGCCAATGCTATCCAGGCAATGGGCAAGGGGGGAACGCTCCGGGTCAGTACCATCTGTCATAAAAGTGATGCGTACCTGATCGTGGAAGACACCGGGCCGGGCATGGAAGAAGAAGTGCTCAAGCAGATTTTCGCACCATTTTACACCACCAAGGACGTGGACAAGGGAACCGGATTGGGACTTTCCGTGGTCCACGGCATTGTCAAAGCACACGGCGGTTTTATCCAGGTAGAGAGTACACCGGGTGTGGGGACGCGAGTTGAAGTTGTATTCCCCTGTCCCAATTGTTGTACGGAGGTTGAGTAA